One window of Manihot esculenta cultivar AM560-2 chromosome 17, M.esculenta_v8, whole genome shotgun sequence genomic DNA carries:
- the LOC110604405 gene encoding protein DELAY OF GERMINATION 1, translating to MSSSNDDHNQSERCFLDWMKLQEVDLGELRQALTLKEKNESLLVQIVEKVFQHFQDYVDKRAQLAHNYVSLYFAPSWNSSLENSMLWLAGCRPSSFIRLLYALCGSEVNSHLTEYIEGRKRGDLGDLSSNQLNMVNNLQSKTVKQEEKLTSKLASLQEDLADEPISIIAQRTQTQITGELNEEVERALKDQDEGMMRVMKEADNLRLNTLKELLFGILTPVQAVEYLAASKKLHLCMHEWGKTRDQMHGGRSNY from the coding sequence TTCCTGGATTGGATGAAACTCCAAGAAGTAGATTTAGGAGAGCTTCGTCAAGCTCTCActttaaaggaaaaaaatgagAGTTTACTCGTCCAAATCGTAGAGAAAGTCTTCCAACATTTTCAAGACTACGTAGACAAGCGAGCCCAACTTGCTCACAATTATGTCTCTCTCTACTTTGCTCCCAGCTGGAACTCTTCCTTGGAGAATTCCATGCTCTGGTTGGCTGGTTGCAGGCCCTCCAGTTTTATCAGACTCTTATATGCACTCTGCGGCTCAGAGGTGAATTCCCATCTAACAGAATACATCGAGGGTAGAAAAAGAGGGGACCTCGGTGACCTTTCTTCCAACCAGCTTAATATGGTGAATAATTTGCAATCCAAAACTGTGAAGCAGGAAGAGAAATTGACATCCAAGTTGGCGAGTTTGCAAGAGGATCTAGCTGATGAGCCCATATCTATTATCGCCCAGAGGACTCAGACCCAGATCACCGGCGAGCTGAATGAGGAGGTGGAGCGGGCGCTTAAAGATCAAGATGAGGGGATGATGCGTGTTATGAAGGAAGCTGATAATTTGAGGCTAAACACGCTTAAGGAGTTGCTATTTGGGATTTTAACTCCGGTTCAGGCGGTGGAGTATCTAGCTGCATCCAAAAAGCTTCATCTGTGCATGCACGAATGGGGTAAAACAAGAGATCAGATGCATGGTGGAAGATCTAATTATTag